Proteins found in one Anabas testudineus chromosome 1, fAnaTes1.2, whole genome shotgun sequence genomic segment:
- the man2b1 gene encoding lysosomal alpha-mannosidase codes for MAAGKQQLPVALLFILGGVWSFPLVQDTKPAAKLCGYESCHITKPNMLNVHLVPHTHDDVGWLKTVDQYYYGDRNDIQHAGVQYILDSVVDQLLKNPDRRFIYVETAFFYRWWKQQSSSMQQTVKRLVNEGRLEFVNGGWCMSDEATTHYSAVIDQMTLGLRFLNDTFGACGRPRVAWHIDPFGHAREHASMFAQMGYDGFFFGRLDYQDRDHRMIEKEQELLWRASDSLTPPMADLFTGILPNGYNPPEGFCWDQLCHDPPIRDDPDLEDYNVDDVVNRFLVIANSQAMVYKTNHIIMTMGSDFQYENANLWYKNLDKLIHYVNAQQANGSKVNVLYSTPSCYLQELHRANLTWSLKRDDFFPYADDAHDFWTGYFTSRPALKRYERISNSNLQTCNQLEVLAGPVSRQGPFGVGDSDTMKEAMAVAQHHDAVSGTEKQHVANDYARRLANGWQHCQLLISNSFAALSGSFLKRNYCDNLNISVCLPTEILNKFLVIVYNPLARPVTWPVRLPVNGTAYAVSDVKGKPVDCQVVPVSKATQEVRRNRGFAINELVFQVQAPPLGYTTYSVSLIQDGPPPASTQRRTPTGIQNKFLRVTFDPDTGLLSSLSNLETKQSIKLTQNFYWYNASDGNNTESNQPSGAYIFRPNSSTPFIISKTAKTETIQTSVVQEVRQWFAPWVSQVVRLYADSKALELEWTVGPLPIDDNLGKEVITRLDTSIKTDRFFYTDSNGREVLQRKKDFRPTWNLKQSEPIAGNYYPINSRAFIKDDVDQLTVVTDRSQGGGSIQNGSLEIMLHRRLLYDDVRGVGEPLNETSDIFPEGLIVRGRLLLSLEHPAAAADLHRPMAEQEVLQPLLAFVDGDLSPNIRHEFSGLQAALPPAVHLLTLTQWDKDSVLLRLEHQFQSRESKLNSQPVTVNLQKLFSTLVVLGVSELNLSANQWKDKMTRFDWTPQKEEKPLLKTFQDPSEWEVTLRPMEIRTFLLKVQNVQLK; via the exons ATGGCGGCCGGGAAGCAGCAGCTACCTGTcgctctcctcttcatcctcgGTGGAGTTTGGAGTTTCCCTCTCGTCCAGGACACAAAACCTGCGGCAAAACTCTGCGGATACGAG tCATGTCACATCACCAAGCCCAACATGCTGAACGTCCACCTGGTCCCTCACACACATGATGATGTTGGCTGGCTGAAGACTGTGGACCAGTACTACTATGGAG accgTAATGACATCCAGCATGCAGGAGTGCAGTACATCCTGGACTCCGTGGTGGATCAGCTGTTGAAGAATCCAGACAGGAGGTTTATCTATGTGGAGACGGCCTTCTTCTACCGCTGGTGGAAACAGCAGAGCTCCAGCATGCAGCAGACGGTGAAGCGGCTGGTTAATGAAG GCCGCCTGGAGTTTGTGAATGGCGGCTGGTGTATGAGTGACGAAGCCACCACCCACTACAGTGCTGTAATTGACCAGATGACTTTGGGTCTGAGGTTCCTCAACGACACATTCGGGGCTTGCGGTCGACCACGTGTGGCCTGGCACATTGACCCGTTTGGCCACGCCCGTGAGCACGCCTCCATGTTTGCACAG ATGGGATATGACGGCTTTTTCTTTGGACGTCTGGACTATCAGGACCGAGATCACAGGATGATAGAGAAGGAGCAGGAGCTTCTGTGGAGGGCCTCTGACAGCCTCACACCCCCGATGGCTGACCTCTTCACTG GGATCCTTCCCAACGGTTACAACCCACCAGAGGGCTTCTGCTGGGACCAGCTCTGTCATGACCCACCAATCAGAGACGACCCTGACCTGGAGGACTATAATGTCGATGATGTGGTGAATCGCTTCCTCGTTATCGCCAACAGTCAG GCTATGGTGTATAAGACAAATCACATAATAATGACCATGGGCTCAGACTTCCAGTATGAGAACGCCAACCTGTGGTACAAGAACTTGGACAAGCTGATTCACTACGTCAATGCCCAGCAGGCAAATGGCAGCAAAGTCAACGTGCTCTATTCCACCCCCTCCTGTTACCTCCAGGAACTGCACAGAGCAAACCTCACATG GTCTTTGAAGAGAGACGATTTCTTCCCGTATGCAGATGATGCTCACGATTTCTGGACCGGCTACTTCACCAGCCGTCCAGCACTGAAACGTTACGAGAGGATCAGCAACAGCAATCTGCAG acaTGTAACCAGCTGGAGGTGCTTGCTGGCCCAGTTTCCAGGCAGGGACCCTTTGGGGTTGGCGACAGTGACACCATGA AGGAAGCCATGGCTGTGGCCCAGCACCACGACGCGGTGTCCGGCACAGAGAAGCAACATGTAGCAAATGACTACGCCAGGAGGCTGGCCAACGGCTGGCAGCATTGTCAG CTCCTGATCAGTAACAGTTTTGCTGCTCTGAGTGGTTCATTTCTGAAGCGGAACTACTGCGACAACCttaacatcagtgtgtgtttacctaCCGAGATCCTCAACAAG TTCTTAGTCATTGTGTACAACCCTCTTGCTCGTCCTGTCACTTGGCCGGTCAGGCTGCCTGTGAACGGAACAGCATACGCAGTATCTGATGTCAAAGGGAAACCTGTAGACTgccag GTGGTTCCAGTGTCTAAAGCCACTCAGGAGGTGAGGAGGAACAGAGGCTTCGCTATAAACGAGCTGGTGTTCCAGGTTCAGGCTCCTCCGCTGGGCTACACCACGTACTCTGTGTCCCTGATTCAGGACGGTCCTCCTCCCGCCTCCACTCAGCGCCGTACACCCACAGGGATCCAGAACAAG TTCCTAcgagtgacctttgaccctgacACCGGCCTCCTGAGCAGCCTCAGCAACctggagacaaaacagagcATCAAACTGACACAGAACTTCTACTG GTACAACGCCAGTGATGGGAACAATACCGAGAGTAACCAGCCCTCAGGAGCCTACATCTTCAGACCCAACTCATCCACTCCTTTCATCATTAGTAAGACGGCCAAGACTGAGACCATTCAG ACCTCAGTGGTGCAGGAGGTGAGGCAGTGGTTTGCTCCCTGGGTGTCTCAGGTGGTTCGACTCTACGCTGACAGCAAAGCTCTGGAGCTGGAGTGGACAGTGGGGCCACTGCCCATAGA TGACAACCTGGGGAAGGAGGTGATCACTCGTCTAGACACCAGCATCAAAACCGACCGATTTTTCTACACTGACTCAAACGGCAGGGAGGTGCTGCAGAGAAA GAAAGACTTTCGGCCGACGTGGAACCTGAAGCAGTCAGAGCCCATCGCTGGAAACTACTACCCCATCAACTCCCGCGCTTTTATCAAG GATGATGTGGACCAACTCACTGTAGTGACTGATCGCTCTCAAGGAGGAGGAAGCATCCAGAATGGCTCCCTGGAAATCATG CTCCACCGCCGGCTGCTGTACGACGATGTGCGTGGTGTGGGCGAGCCTCTCAACGAGACTTCGGACATCTTCCCAGAGGGGCTGATAGTCCGCGGCCGACTCCTGCTCTCCCTCGAACATCCAGCCGCTGCAGCTGACTTGCACCGCCCCATGGCAGAGCAGGAGGTGCTGCAACCATTGCTGGCGTTTGTTGATGGAGATCTGAGCCCAAACATCCGACACGAG ttCTCAGGCCTTCAGGCTGCGCTGCCCCCTGCTGTTCAcctgctgacactgacacagtggGACAAAGACTCAGTGCTGCTGAGGCTGGAGCATCAGTTCCAGAGCAGGGAGAGTAAACTGAACTCGCAGCCTGTCACCGTCAACCTGCAG AAGCTTTTCTCCACTCTGGTTGTGCTGGGAGTGTCGGAGTTGAACCTGTCAGCCAATCAGTGGAAAGACAAGATGACACGTTTCGACTGGACACCACAGAAAG agGAGAAGCCGCTGCTGAAGACATTCCAAGACCCCTCCGAGTGGGAGGTGACCTTAAGGCCAATGGAAATCCGAACCTTCCTGCTCAAAGTGCAGAATGTTCAGCTCAAATAG
- the LOC113162601 gene encoding E3 ubiquitin/ISG15 ligase TRIM25-like isoform X1 has product MAQANISVMENQFRCPICLDLLKDPVSIPCGHTYCMVCINNYWDQAESGEWSCPQCRETFRPRPVLRRNTVLSEVVDKLKLSDMVASPELYQGGVGEVACDFCPAQSALRAAKSCLVCLASFCELHVLPHREVGTLRRHKLVAAVESLAERLCAQHRLGLEPAASGADAEAAGEWTGDCLLCEADQEEARNVDTQRARRQLQLQDAQRVVQGRIQSGEREVEEFQQSLESLKVSASAVLEDSEALFADIALRLEKTKTEVRTRLEAKERAVVGRAERDIEMLEKDLEELRSRDEEISQLLQTEDNAHFLQAAPLLCIPLTAGRHCRTLGLPSEAFSGARRALCHLRSHIEEVCREEVDKISRAVNENFVTGEECVKGGGRNVSVENAKPQQTQQTPSAGRQNRALPVSFPLSALSLQPADQRMRAAFLRFSCCLSLDLDTAHPTLVLLEGCQGAHCGEEPQSYPPHPQRFDSVAQVLCKEGQFGGASYWEVEWRGGGWIDIGVTYRGIGRKGGGKPCLLGRNENSWRLRCTHTGYAAWHDNRKTTVAAPPCPRIGVFLERQKGALSFYSVSDTVVLLHTFRCPFSQPLYPAFRLDLDSTLIICPQEASNRNPS; this is encoded by the exons ATGGCCCAGGCCAACATTTCGGTGATGGAGAACCAGTTCAGGTGTCCCATCTGCCTGGACCTCCTGAAGGACCCGGTGTCCATTCCCTGCGGACACACCTACTGCATGGTGTGCATCAACAACTACTGGGACCAAGCGGAGTCGGGGGAGTGGAGCTGCCCCCAGTGCCGGGAGACGTTCCGCCCTCGGCCGGTGCTGCGGAGGAACACGGTGCTCTCCGAGGTGGTCGACAAGCTCAAGCTGAGCGACATGGTCGCCTCTCCGGAGCTCTACCAGGGGGGAGTCGGGGAAGTTGCGTGCGACTTCTGCCCGGCGCAGAGCGCGCTCAGAGCGGCCAAGTCGTGCCTCGTCTGCCTGGCGTCTTTCTGCGAGCTCCACGTCCTGCCGCACCGGGAGGTCGGCACCCTGCGGCGGCACAAGCTGGTGGCCGCGGTGGAGAGCCTGGCGGAGCGGCTGTGCGCACAGCACCGCCTGGGTCTGGAACCCGCGGCGAGCGGCGCGGACGCGGAAGCCGCGGGGGAGTGGACCGGGGACTGCCTGCTGTGCGAGGCGGACCAGGAGGAAGCGCGTAATGTGGACACCCAGAGAGCCAGGAGACAG ctccagctccaggaCGCTCAGAGGGTGGTTCAAGGGAGGATtcagagtggagagagagaggtggaggagttTCAACAAAGCTTGGAGTCCCtgaag GTGTCGGCATCTGCTGTACTGGAGGACAGTGAAGCTCTGTTTGCAGATATAGCTCTCCGCCTGGAGAAAACCAAGACAGAG GTTCGAACGAGGCTGGAGGCGAAAGAGCGAGCAGTGGTGGGGAGGGCTGAACGTGACATAGAGATGCTGGAGAAAGAtctggaggagctgaggagcAGAGATGAGGAGATCAGTCAGCTGCTGCAAACAGAGGACAACGCACATTTCTTACAG GCGGCTCCACTACTGTGCATCCCTCTCACCGCTGGCAGGCACTGCAGGACCCTCGGCTTGCCCTCGGAAGCCTTCAGTGGGGCCAGGAGAGCGCTGTGCCACCTCCGCAGCCACATTGAGGAGGTCTGCAGGGAGGAGGTGGACAAGATCAGCCGTGCAG TTAATGAGAACTTTGTGACTGGTGAAGAGTGTGTCAAAG GAGGTGGCAGAAATGTCAGTGTGGAGAACGCCAAACCTCAACAAACCCAACAGACACCATCTGCAGGGCGACAAAACAGAG cgCTGCCCGTGTCGTTCCCtttgtctgctctgtctctgcagccGGCTGATCAGAGGATGAGAGCAGCTTTCCTCAGGT TTTCGTGTTGTCTGTCTTTGGACCTGGATACAGCCCACCCTACTCTGGTTCTCCTGGAGGGGTGCCAGGGTGCCCACTGTGGCGAGGAGCCCCAGTCCTACCCCCCTCACCCCCAGCGATTTGATTCGGTGGCCCAGGTCCTGTGCAAGGAGGGCCAGTTTGGTGGCGCCAGctactgggaggtggagtggaggGGCGGAGGATGGATTGACATCGGTGTCACCTACCGCGGAATCGGACGCAAAGGAGGCGGAAAGCCCTGCCTCCTGGGACGCAATGAGAACTCTTGGCGGCTGAGGTGTACACACACTGGATATGCCGCCTGGCACGACAATCGAAAAACCACAGTGGCTGCACCGCCCTGCCCGAGGATCGGTGTGTTCCTGGAACGGCAGAAAGGagctctgtccttctacagtgTGTCGGACACAGTGGTGCTCCTGCACACCTTCCGCTGCCCGTTCTCTCAGCCGCTGTACCCGGCCTTCCGCCTGGATCTGGACTCCACCCTGATCATCTGCCCCCAGGAGGCCAGCAATAGAAACCCAAGCTAA
- the LOC113162601 gene encoding E3 ubiquitin/ISG15 ligase TRIM25-like isoform X2 encodes MAQANISVMENQFRCPICLDLLKDPVSIPCGHTYCMVCINNYWDQAESGEWSCPQCRETFRPRPVLRRNTVLSEVVDKLKLSDMVASPELYQGGVGEVACDFCPAQSALRAAKSCLVCLASFCELHVLPHREVGTLRRHKLVAAVESLAERLCAQHRLGLEPAASGADAEAAGEWTGDCLLCEADQEEARNVDTQRARRQLQLQDAQRVVQGRIQSGEREVEEFQQSLESLKVSASAVLEDSEALFADIALRLEKTKTEVRTRLEAKERAVVGRAERDIEMLEKDLEELRSRDEEISQLLQTEDNAHFLQAAPLLCIPLTAGRHCRTLGLPSEAFSGARRALCHLRSHIEEVCREEVDKISRAVNENFVTGEECVKGGRNVSVENAKPQQTQQTPSAGRQNRALPVSFPLSALSLQPADQRMRAAFLRFSCCLSLDLDTAHPTLVLLEGCQGAHCGEEPQSYPPHPQRFDSVAQVLCKEGQFGGASYWEVEWRGGGWIDIGVTYRGIGRKGGGKPCLLGRNENSWRLRCTHTGYAAWHDNRKTTVAAPPCPRIGVFLERQKGALSFYSVSDTVVLLHTFRCPFSQPLYPAFRLDLDSTLIICPQEASNRNPS; translated from the exons ATGGCCCAGGCCAACATTTCGGTGATGGAGAACCAGTTCAGGTGTCCCATCTGCCTGGACCTCCTGAAGGACCCGGTGTCCATTCCCTGCGGACACACCTACTGCATGGTGTGCATCAACAACTACTGGGACCAAGCGGAGTCGGGGGAGTGGAGCTGCCCCCAGTGCCGGGAGACGTTCCGCCCTCGGCCGGTGCTGCGGAGGAACACGGTGCTCTCCGAGGTGGTCGACAAGCTCAAGCTGAGCGACATGGTCGCCTCTCCGGAGCTCTACCAGGGGGGAGTCGGGGAAGTTGCGTGCGACTTCTGCCCGGCGCAGAGCGCGCTCAGAGCGGCCAAGTCGTGCCTCGTCTGCCTGGCGTCTTTCTGCGAGCTCCACGTCCTGCCGCACCGGGAGGTCGGCACCCTGCGGCGGCACAAGCTGGTGGCCGCGGTGGAGAGCCTGGCGGAGCGGCTGTGCGCACAGCACCGCCTGGGTCTGGAACCCGCGGCGAGCGGCGCGGACGCGGAAGCCGCGGGGGAGTGGACCGGGGACTGCCTGCTGTGCGAGGCGGACCAGGAGGAAGCGCGTAATGTGGACACCCAGAGAGCCAGGAGACAG ctccagctccaggaCGCTCAGAGGGTGGTTCAAGGGAGGATtcagagtggagagagagaggtggaggagttTCAACAAAGCTTGGAGTCCCtgaag GTGTCGGCATCTGCTGTACTGGAGGACAGTGAAGCTCTGTTTGCAGATATAGCTCTCCGCCTGGAGAAAACCAAGACAGAG GTTCGAACGAGGCTGGAGGCGAAAGAGCGAGCAGTGGTGGGGAGGGCTGAACGTGACATAGAGATGCTGGAGAAAGAtctggaggagctgaggagcAGAGATGAGGAGATCAGTCAGCTGCTGCAAACAGAGGACAACGCACATTTCTTACAG GCGGCTCCACTACTGTGCATCCCTCTCACCGCTGGCAGGCACTGCAGGACCCTCGGCTTGCCCTCGGAAGCCTTCAGTGGGGCCAGGAGAGCGCTGTGCCACCTCCGCAGCCACATTGAGGAGGTCTGCAGGGAGGAGGTGGACAAGATCAGCCGTGCAG TTAATGAGAACTTTGTGACTGGTGAAGAGTGTGTCAAAG GTGGCAGAAATGTCAGTGTGGAGAACGCCAAACCTCAACAAACCCAACAGACACCATCTGCAGGGCGACAAAACAGAG cgCTGCCCGTGTCGTTCCCtttgtctgctctgtctctgcagccGGCTGATCAGAGGATGAGAGCAGCTTTCCTCAGGT TTTCGTGTTGTCTGTCTTTGGACCTGGATACAGCCCACCCTACTCTGGTTCTCCTGGAGGGGTGCCAGGGTGCCCACTGTGGCGAGGAGCCCCAGTCCTACCCCCCTCACCCCCAGCGATTTGATTCGGTGGCCCAGGTCCTGTGCAAGGAGGGCCAGTTTGGTGGCGCCAGctactgggaggtggagtggaggGGCGGAGGATGGATTGACATCGGTGTCACCTACCGCGGAATCGGACGCAAAGGAGGCGGAAAGCCCTGCCTCCTGGGACGCAATGAGAACTCTTGGCGGCTGAGGTGTACACACACTGGATATGCCGCCTGGCACGACAATCGAAAAACCACAGTGGCTGCACCGCCCTGCCCGAGGATCGGTGTGTTCCTGGAACGGCAGAAAGGagctctgtccttctacagtgTGTCGGACACAGTGGTGCTCCTGCACACCTTCCGCTGCCCGTTCTCTCAGCCGCTGTACCCGGCCTTCCGCCTGGATCTGGACTCCACCCTGATCATCTGCCCCCAGGAGGCCAGCAATAGAAACCCAAGCTAA